TCCGGGCAGGTTCTGAAGCCGATTTGGCGCAGGCAGCACGCGACGCCTATAACGCGAAAAAACTGAAGAATTACCGTTTTCCATACGGGCCTGGCAAAACCTTTTTGCCGTCGAACTTCAGGACGGACGACGGCCAATTCATCGATCCCAAGAGCTATCCAACAGCTGAATACTGTGGGCATTGTCATCAGGCGGCGCTGCTGCAGTGGCGTCAATCAGCTCACAGCAACTCCGTTAGGCCACCTTGGTACCAGCGGAACGTGAACCTGCTCGATGCGGAGAAAGGAATTCCTTCCAGCCGACATTGCGAGGGCTGCCATAATCCACTGGCACTGGCGGCCGGCGACCTCACGGACGGAGTTCAACGAGTCCACAGCTATGACCAGGACGGGATCACGTGCTCGGTGTGTCACTCGATCCAGAGCGTGGACACGCGTGGAACCGGGAGTTTCGTACTCGGTGCCCCGGCAGTCCTGCTGGATGAGAACGGACAACCGATCGAGCGGCCCGTGCAGGACGCAGAGATCCTCGCGCATCTCGACCGCCACTCGGCGGCGGTGATGAAGCCGTTCTACCGGACAAGTGAGTACTGCGCCGCATGCCACAAGGCGGCCCTGCCGCGTGAGCTGAACGATTACAAGTGGCTTCGCGCAATCTCCCTCTACGATGAATGGCAGAACTCCTCGTACTCGAAGGAATCACCGCTGCCGTTTTATGAGAAGCCGCTTTCGACCTGCCAGACCTGCCACATGCCCCGTGAGCCACTGGGCGCAACGCGGGATTACGGGGCGAAGAAGGGCGAGCTTGCATCCCACCGATGGCTTGGGGCGAACACAATAATTCCGCAGTATTACTCATTCGATGAGCAAGCGAAGCGCATCGTTGAATTTCTGCAGAACAATGTCTTCAATCTCGACATCTTTGCGTTGGAGACCGGAGACGAAAACAACTCGACACTCATAGCTTCGCTTGGGAAACAACCCTTCACATTGCGCTCGGGAGAGCATGTGGTTCTTACTGCGGTTCTGCAGAACAAAGGCATCGCCCACTCGCACGTCCCAGAGCAACGTGACATGTATGAGAGTTGGGTGGATTTCCAGCTGAAAGATCGCAGCGGGAAGATTCTGTGCGAGAGCGGCTATCTCGCTCCGGATGGAGAGCTCAACCCGGAAGCGCATAGCTTTACCAACCGGTTGATCAACAAGCAGGGCACGCTGAACGACCTGCATCAGGTTTGGGATAACAGGGTCACGGCTTTCAACAACACTATCCAGGCGGGCAGATCGCAATTGATTCGGTACGGCTTTAGCGTCCCGGCCAGCCAGGATTTCACGGTAGAGATCAAAGTTCGGTACCGCCGCTTCGACCAGCACTTTATGGACTTCGGCATGAGTAAGCCGATGGGCGAACACTATCACATGCCGGTAGTAGACATGGTCTCAACGACACGTACGTTTCACGTCGGCGACAACCCGGCGACGGCGCCTTCGCCGACCGACAATCCGGAATGGATGCGGTGGAACAACTACGGGATTGGGCTACTAGACGCCCAGCAGTATGCGGCCAGCGTGGCAGCCTTCGAGCACGTAGCAGAGTTGCGTAAGGACTATGCGGATGCGCAGATCAATGTCGGGCTCGCCTACATCCAGTGGGAGAAATATGACGATGCCCTCTCCTATCTGAACAAAGGGCTGGAGTTGGCACAGGGTGACGACCGGGCGACGGCTCGCGCGCTGTATTACATTGCGTTGGTACAGCGGAACCAAGGCAATGTCGATGATGCGATTGTCAACTTGAAGAAGGTGGCTGACCTGTATCCGCGATCCCGGGATGCGCAACGCGAACTCGGGTTCTCGTACTACCAGCTTCACCGGTACCACGAGGCTGAGGCACGTTACCTGATGGTGCAGGCGATCGACCCGGATGATTTAGCAGCTCACTACAATCTTGCGATTCTCTATCGCCGGCTTGGGATGAAGGATAAAGCGGCGGCCGAAGCTGCTTACTTCGCTGACGAGAAGGACGATCCAACGGCGATCACATTCGCCTTGCAATACCTGCGCAAGAACAATGAGGTTGCGCGCGAGACGAACCCCTGGCATGTGCACGAGTTGATGTCGCCTGCAGCTTCGGCGGACAAGAAGGAGCAGGCTGCACTCGTTGCGAAACCCTAGCGCCGCGACGCACGGATCCAAGTCAAAAACAGCCAGTGTTTCACTGCGTGTGGGTTGCTGGAGGCACCGCCTTGCTACCCATGGCAACGGTCTTCAGCACTTTGCCGCCCTCTTGAACGACGTATAGAGAATTTGCGGCGAGATCATTCAGTGTGTCATGCGTTCCCGACGGCCAGAGGATCTCGACTGCGTCGACTTTGGCTGCACCATCCAGGCCGAAATGGACGCGCAGATCATTCTGGGAGAAGTAGCTGCCGCCGCTGCGTACCTCTTCCACTTGCCGCAAAGGCTGCTTGCCTATCCCTGACTTCTCCTGTGGGGCTGTGGTTGCGGTCACGGTGATGCGTGCACCTACACCGGTGCGGTTGCTCTTGGTTCCAACGAGCCTCAACTTGATCCAGTTACGCGCGATGGTGGAGTCACAGCGCAGGAGTTGAGGTGGTGCATTGACACAATTGACGACGACATCCATATCGCCATCATTGTCGTAATCGCCGAATGCGCAGCCACGTGCCGGTGCCGCATCGGTGACGCCACTTCCAGCAATATTGGTAACCTCCTCGAACTGGCCGTTGCGAAGATTCCGGTAGACGTACTTGTGCTCCGCGTAAGGGGCGTCAAGGTGCGAGGTATCGACTTCCGGGTAGACGTGACCATTTGAGATAAAGATATCGAGCCAGCCGTCGTTATCAAGATCGATGAAGCCGACTCCCCAGCCGAGATATCGTGTGTTGATACCAAGGCCGCTAAGGTAAGTGTGATCCTCGAATGTGCCGTCGCCGAGGTTCTGGTAGAGAGAGTCCGTATCTCCGGCGAAGTTTGTCTTCACAATGTCGAGCAGGCCATCGCGGTTGAAGTCGCCAACGGCCACCCCCATTCCGGCCTGCGGCTTCCCGTCGGGCGAATAGGCGACCCCAGACTCGATTGCAACGTCTTTGAAGGTGCCGTCCTTCTGGTTCTGATACAGCGTGGCCGCGGTCGAGTCATTCGCCACATAGATGTCGGGCCACCCGTCGTTATCGAGGTCGGCGACCGTGACACTCAGGGCGTACGTTCCGATGGTGCTCCACATGCCTGCTTTTTCGCTGACGTCTACAAAGGTCCCGTCGCCCCGGTTGTGATACAGGATGTTCTTTCCTCCTTCAAGGCCCGGTGGACCACATGCGACCTGAATTCCCTTGTAGGAACAACCGGCGGCCTCCGGCAGCGGGGCGGTCTTTATATCGAAGTCGATGTAGTTCGCGACGAAGAGGTCAAGGTGGCCATCCTTGTCGTAGTCGAGGAAGGCGCAGCCCGTATTCCAACGTGTCCGGGACTGCGCAAGACCCGCCTTGACTGTCACGTCGGTAAATGTGCCGTTGCCATGGTTCTTGTATAGGATGTTCTGCCCGTAGTAGCTCACGAACAGATCGTTCAATCCATCGTTGTCGTAATCTCCGACACAACAGCCCTGGCCCCAGCCGCTGCGGGTCATTCCACTCTTCGCCGTAATATCGGTGAATGTTCCGTCACGATTGTTTTTAAATAGGCGGCTTATCGGTTCCTGACCCTTCGGAAACTCACCATCCAGCCGAGTGCCGTTGACCAGAAACAGGTCGAGCCAATCGTCGTGGTCGAAGTCAAAAAACGCAACACCGCAACCGGTGGTCTCCAACAGATAACGGTTCTTGTGCTCATTTCCAAAGACGGTTTTAGCTTGTAACCCACTCTGCTTCGCGCCATCGACGAAGCTGTAGCCCAGTGGTGTTCCAACAACGGGAGAAGGAAGCGAACGGGGTGCGGGCCGGGGTTTTGCATCGAAGACCGGCCGAGACCCTATGTTCTGCTGCTGTATTTGCTGAGCCGGTGCCGCCAGCTTCAAGACGTCTTCGAACGACAGCACGAGTGCCGTCCGCGAAAGCGACTGGATAAATCCCCGCCTTGACCACATTCCGTTCACTCTCCCATTTCCGGCTGCGCACAAGTATAGGCAGCGACGTGTACGTTCTCAATGACTTGGAATGTGCCAAATGATGAGCGTTCCGTTACCCTCACGCAAGGTATAACGGGTGTCGACTTTTACATTGCGCATCCGGTCAACGATTCCGGTTGCTGGCCAGGTCACCGACAGGTCATCCACGATCGTTGCTGACCCAAGGCCGATATGCTGCTCGATTGGATTACCGCCAAAACTTGAACCAAAGCCTACCGTGCGAAAGATCTGGCGTCGCTTGCCATGCGAGTCGCGCACAGTGACATCGATTACAGCACCGAAGGCGAGACGATTCGACCGTACGCCTTCGAGCTTCAGCGTGATCCAGTGATTGCTATTGCCAGGATTCTTGTAGAGCGCGCTCTGAAAAATGTCGCTCGGCAGTGCGCCGCCCATCTCTTCGAACACGTCTTCAAACCCTGTGCGATGCAGATCGGCGAAGGAGACCGCGTGGCCCTTCTGCAGATTTCCGAAATTGCCGGCCGTGGTTACATCTTGAAAGGTCTGGCCGTTGTTGTTGCGAAACATGCGGTTCGGCAGGAGTGCTGTAAGCGTGGAGTCGCCGGTCCCTAGGTAAACGTCAAGCCACCCATCATTGTCGAGATCGCCGAAGCTCGCGCCCATGGTAAGGATGGCGCGGTTGAGATGCATCTCGTCCGTCACGTCACGGAACGTACC
This Acidobacteriaceae bacterium DNA region includes the following protein-coding sequences:
- a CDS encoding tetratricopeptide repeat protein, with protein sequence MAQAARDAYNAKKLKNYRFPYGPGKTFLPSNFRTDDGQFIDPKSYPTAEYCGHCHQAALLQWRQSAHSNSVRPPWYQRNVNLLDAEKGIPSSRHCEGCHNPLALAAGDLTDGVQRVHSYDQDGITCSVCHSIQSVDTRGTGSFVLGAPAVLLDENGQPIERPVQDAEILAHLDRHSAAVMKPFYRTSEYCAACHKAALPRELNDYKWLRAISLYDEWQNSSYSKESPLPFYEKPLSTCQTCHMPREPLGATRDYGAKKGELASHRWLGANTIIPQYYSFDEQAKRIVEFLQNNVFNLDIFALETGDENNSTLIASLGKQPFTLRSGEHVVLTAVLQNKGIAHSHVPEQRDMYESWVDFQLKDRSGKILCESGYLAPDGELNPEAHSFTNRLINKQGTLNDLHQVWDNRVTAFNNTIQAGRSQLIRYGFSVPASQDFTVEIKVRYRRFDQHFMDFGMSKPMGEHYHMPVVDMVSTTRTFHVGDNPATAPSPTDNPEWMRWNNYGIGLLDAQQYAASVAAFEHVAELRKDYADAQINVGLAYIQWEKYDDALSYLNKGLELAQGDDRATARALYYIALVQRNQGNVDDAIVNLKKVADLYPRSRDAQRELGFSYYQLHRYHEAEARYLMVQAIDPDDLAAHYNLAILYRRLGMKDKAAAEAAYFADEKDDPTAITFALQYLRKNNEVARETNPWHVHELMSPAASADKKEQAALVAKP
- a CDS encoding CRTAC1 family protein, producing MWSRRGFIQSLSRTALVLSFEDVLKLAAPAQQIQQQNIGSRPVFDAKPRPAPRSLPSPVVGTPLGYSFVDGAKQSGLQAKTVFGNEHKNRYLLETTGCGVAFFDFDHDDWLDLFLVNGTRLDGEFPKGQEPISRLFKNNRDGTFTDITAKSGMTRSGWGQGCCVGDYDNDGLNDLFVSYYGQNILYKNHGNGTFTDVTVKAGLAQSRTRWNTGCAFLDYDKDGHLDLFVANYIDFDIKTAPLPEAAGCSYKGIQVACGPPGLEGGKNILYHNRGDGTFVDVSEKAGMWSTIGTYALSVTVADLDNDGWPDIYVANDSTAATLYQNQKDGTFKDVAIESGVAYSPDGKPQAGMGVAVGDFNRDGLLDIVKTNFAGDTDSLYQNLGDGTFEDHTYLSGLGINTRYLGWGVGFIDLDNDGWLDIFISNGHVYPEVDTSHLDAPYAEHKYVYRNLRNGQFEEVTNIAGSGVTDAAPARGCAFGDYDNDGDMDVVVNCVNAPPQLLRCDSTIARNWIKLRLVGTKSNRTGVGARITVTATTAPQEKSGIGKQPLRQVEEVRSGGSYFSQNDLRVHFGLDGAAKVDAVEILWPSGTHDTLNDLAANSLYVVQEGGKVLKTVAMGSKAVPPATHTQ